In Arachis hypogaea cultivar Tifrunner chromosome 17, arahy.Tifrunner.gnm2.J5K5, whole genome shotgun sequence, a single window of DNA contains:
- the LOC140180720 gene encoding uncharacterized protein — protein MDKSMYCTFHKKYGHTTDDCAIAKALLEKLARQGMLDKYIDSRGQRRNTEDLGQHSKSTDNHRDKGKKVDDNPNPPHQIINCISGGFASGGSTNLARKISYRTMMSVTNSDPTYTTHTDAPDVTFSSSDYQASDKNSNDPVVISLQVGEPLVKKVLMDPGSSADVVFYSTYQKMKLSDKTLQPSSGEMVDFSGERIPILGYI, from the coding sequence ATGGACAAGTCTATGTACTGcacttttcataaaaaatatggaCACACCACGGATGACTGTGCTATAGCAAAAGCCCTACTTGAGAAGCTAGCTCGGCAAGGCATGCTAGACAAATATATTGACAGCCGAGGACAAAGACGAAATACAGAGGACCTCGGCCAACATTCTAAATCAACCGACAATCATAGAGATAAAGGGAAGAAGGTAGATGATAACCCTAATCCACCCCACCAAATTATAAACTGTATCTCTGGTGGTTTTGCAAGTGGTGGAAGCACCAACTTAGCCAGGAAAATATCTTACAGAACTATGATGTCAGTCACTAACTCTGATCCGACCTATACCACCCACACAGATGCCCCAGACGTCACATTCAGTTCTTCAGACTACCAAGCAAGTGACAAAAACTCGAACGACCCTGTAGTCATATCATTACAAGTCGGCGAGCCACTAGTGAAAAAAGTTCTAATGGACCCAGGGAGTAGCGCCGACGTGGTATTTTACTCCACGTACCAAAAAATGAAACTAAGTGATAAAACTCTTCAACCATCTTCAGGAGAAATGGTAGATTTCTCAGGTGAGCGTATTCCAATCCTAGGTTATATATAG